The following is a genomic window from Pseudomonas parafulva.
GGAGATTCCGCTGGTACGCTCTAAACAGCGTGCTGAGCAGCTACTGGAAAGCGAACACAGGGCCACTGCGCTCAGTGATGGCCAACCGATCCTGTTGGTAGAGGACAACCCGGTCAACCAGAGCGTCATCGAAGCCATGCTGCGCAGCCTGGGCTTCGAGGTGGACCTGGCGACGGACGGCGAGCAGGCCGTGACGCTGGCAACCGAAAAAAACTACGCCGCCATCTTGATGGATTGTCGCTTGCCGCATATGGACGGCTACCAAGCCACCCGCTGCATTCGTCTGCATCAGGCTGACGTGCCGATCATCGCCTTGACCGCCAACGCGCTGCCGGGTGATCGCGAGCGTTGCCTGGAGGCTGGAATGAACGATTACCTGAGCAAACCGTTCAAACGCGCCGACTTGCTGCGCACGCTGCAACGCTGGCTGCCGGACCGCACAGCGGCGACTGGCGATAAATGATAAAGTGCGGCAGTCTTAAAGACTGGACAGAGCCTGCAAGGGCCCGGAAAATAAACTTTCAGTGCACACCTGTACTTCTTTTGCCAGGTGCGCTGTGACTTTCACCCCAACGCAATAGTCTACCTGTAGGCTGCCGCCCTGGTATCTGTAGGATTTCAGGCTGGCCAGGAAGATTCATCCCCTGCCACAGGGGGTTATTGAGGAGCTCGCATGACCAAACAACACGCCTTTACTCGGGAAGACCTGCTGCGCTGCAGTCGCGGTGAGCTGTTCGGCCCAGGTAATGCGCAACTGCCCGCCCCGAACATGCTGATGGTCGATCGCATCACTCATATCAGCGAAGAAGGCGGCAAGTACGGCAAAGGTGAATTGGTCGCTGAGCTGGATATCACCCCGGACCTGTGGTTCTTCGCCTGCCATTTCGAAGGCGACCCGGTGATGCCAGGTTGCCTGGGCCTCGATGCCATGTGGCAGCTGGTCGGTTTCTTCCTCGGCTGGCAAGGCCTGCCGGGCCGCGGCCGCGCCCTGGGCTCGGGCGAAGTGAAGTTCTTTGGCCAGGTACTGCCGACGGCCAAGAAAGTCACCTACAACATTCAGATCAAGCGCGTCCTCAAAGGCAAGCTGAACATGGCCATCGCCGATGGCTCGGTCAGCGTCGACGGTCGCGAGATCTACACCGCCGAAGGCCTGCGGGTCGGCGTGTTCACCTCCACTGACAATTTCTAAGGGTTATTCGCATGCGCCGCGTCGTTATCACTGGTCTGGGCATCGTTTCGTGCCTGGGCAATGACAAAGCTACCGTCACCGAAAACCTGCGCAACAGCCGTCCGGGTATCCGTTACAACCCGGAATACAAGGAAATGGGACTGCGTAGCCAGGTTTCCGGCTCCATCGACCTGAATCTGGAAGAGCTGATCGATCGCAAGGTCTATCGCTTCGTCGGCCACGCCGCTGCCTATGCCTACCTGGCGATGCAGGACGCAATCAAGGACGCCGGCCTGACTGAAGAACAAGTGTCCAGCCCGCGTACTGGCCTGGTAGCCGGCTCCGGTGGCGCTTCGACCCTCAACCAGATGGAAGCGCTGGACACCCTGCGCGAAAAAGGCGTGAAACGCGTAGGCCCCTACCGCGTTACCCGCACCATGGGCAGCACCGTTTCGGCGTGCCTGGCCACCCCGTTCAAGATCAAGGGTATCAACTACTCGATCTCTTCGGCCTGCGCCACCTCTGCACACTGCATCGGTACCGCGCTGGAACAGATCCAGTGGGGCAAGCAGGACATCGTCTTCGCCGGTGGCGGCGAAGAAGAGCATTGGAGCCAGTCGTTCCTGTTCGACGCCATGGGCGCGCTGTCGACCAAGCGCAACGAAACGCCCGAGCAGGCTTCGCGCGCCTACGATGCCGACCGTGATGGCTTCGTCATCGCCGGCGGCGGCGGCATGGTGGTGGTCGAGGAGCTGGAACATGCCCTGGCCCGTGGCGCCAAGATCTATGCCGAGATCGTCGGTTACGGTGCTACTTCCGACGGCTACGACATGGTCGCGCCAAGCGGTGAAGGCGCCATCCGCTGCATGCAGCAGGCGCTGTCGACCGTCGATACACCGATCGACTACCTCAATACCCACGGCACCTCCACCCCGGTCGGCGACGTTGCCGAAATGAAGGGCGTGCGTGAAGTGTTCGGCGCCAAGGCACCGAAGATCAGCTCGACCAAGAGCCTGTCCGGTCACTCGCTGGGCGCAGCGGGTGTGCACGAGGCGATCTACTGCCTGCTGATGATGGAAAACAACTTCATCGCCGGCTCGGCCAACATCGACGAGCTGGACCCAGAGGTTGCCGATCTGCCAGTGCTGCGCAAGACTGAAGAGAACGCCAAGATCGATACGGTCATGAGCAACAGCTTCGGTTTCGGCGGCACCAATGCCACCCTGGTGCTCAAGCGCTGGACCGGCAAGTAAGACCGTCGCTACACCTGAAACGCCCCGACCTGGTCGGGGCGTTTTGCTTTCAGGGGATGCCGATCAACCGCGCAGACGCCGCAAACGACGCCGCTGGCGTGCGCACGTGTAGGCCAGGATCAGCACCACCGCCACCAGCACCACCGCCAGGCCAACCAACACTTGGCCATAGCGCGCCATCAGCGCCTGGAAGCCACTGACCTCACGCATGACCTGGAGGGTCGCCGGCCCATCGGCATGCACGATGCTGATGCCCCCTTGGGTGATCTGCGAGAAGTCCGCATCGAAGTACACCCATACGCGACATACGCCACCGGGCTCGATTGCAGGGATCTGAATAATGTTGGTGGCATTTTCGGGAATGCTGTCATCACCGGCATCATCGCGGACCTGCACCAAGCCCTTGGCCGGCAGACGGATCAACACCTTCTGTACAGGTTTGTCGCTGGTATTGCGCAAGGTGACGAACAGCCCAGTACGGTGATCGACCAACCCTGCCTCGAAGGGTTTGGCGAACAGTTGCATGTAGGGCGCTTGAGCCTGGCTGACCAGCGCCTCGACCTGGTCGCGATTCAGTGCGCCTTTAGCCACGGCTTCGACGCCGGCGAACAGTCGCTCGTACTTGAGCTGCTCTCGAGCCTGGCCGATGCGTTCGTTGAACTGACTGGGATAGGTCAGTGCCTCGTAGGCGACATAGGCTTTCAACCCACCCTCATCCTTGAACGAAACGTACAACGCGGCGACAGCGCCCGCCGCGATCAACAGACCCGCGAGGGCCTTTCCGACTTTTTCCCAACTCACCTTGGCGGTTCCTTGTAGCGCGGCACGCGCAGTTGAAGACCGGGGCCAAGCGTGCCAAGTAACGGCTGCCGAGGCAAGCGCTCAGCACGTGCCCACGCCGCTTTAAGTGCAAGCACCACAGCCCCGGCAATGACGCTCCAGGCTGACCGCCCTGCCCTTCAGACGAATCGTTCGACTCGAGCAGGCGTTCGACGCATCAGCACCTTGCCTGCACGGATCGAGACCAGCGCATGCCCCTGGCTGCGAACCATCTCGTAGTCGTCGGCGGCAGACAGCACCAGCAGGTTCGCCGGGCGCCCGACTGCGATGCCGTAGCGCTCGCCCAGATTCAAGGTACGCGCACTGTTGTCGGTGACCAGATCGAGCGCGCGCTGCAGATCCTCGTAGCCGAGCATATGGCAGATATGCAGACCCGCTTCGAGCACGCGCAGGATGTTGCCGTTACCCAGTGGATACCAGGGGTCGACGATCGAATCCTGGCCAAAACAGACGTTCAGCCCGGCACGGTCGAGCTCGGCTACGCGGGTCACACCGCGCCGCTTGGGAAAGCTGTCGAAACGTCCCTGCAAATGAATGCTTTCGGTGGGGCAGGATACGAAGTTGATGCCCGACATCTTCAACAGACGAAACAGCTTGTAGCAGTAGGCATTGTCATAGGAGCCCATGGCCACGGTATGGCTGGCAGTGACCCGAGCCCCCATGTCGCGCACACGGGCTTCTTCGGCCAGCACTTCAAGAAAGCGCGACTGCGCATCGTCGGTCTCGTCGCAATGAACATCCACCAGGCAGCCAGTGCGCTCGGCCAGGTCCATCAGGAACTTGACCGAGGACACGCCCTGATCGCGGGTGTTCTCGAAATGCGGAATACCACCCACCACATCGGCGCCCAGCGCCACCGCCTCGGTCATCAGGGCCCGCCCGTTGGCGTACGACTCGATGCCTTCCTGAGGAAACGCCACGATCTGCAAATCGATCAGATGACGCACCTCCTCGCGCACCTCGACCATGGCCTTGAGCGCCACCAAGGTCGGATCGGTGACGTCGACATGAGTGCGCACATGCTGGATGCCGTGATCCACCAGCGCGCCTATGGTCTTCTTGGCCCGCGCCTTGATGTCTTCGTGGGTAGTAATAGCCTTGCGCTCGGCCCAACATTCGATGCCTTCGAACAACGTGCCGCTCATGTTCCAGCGCGGCTCACCGGCTGTCAGGGTGGCATCGAGGTGGATATGCGGCTCGATGAAAGGCGGTATCACCAAGTTCTGTGCCGCGTCGATATCCTCGGCACTGCTCGGTTCAATCTTCGCCGGTTGGAGCTCGATGGCGGCAATGCGCTCGCCGCTCACCCGGACTGTGAACAGCCCGGTCTTGCCGCGCAGGCGGGCGTTGATGATGTTCATGGCGTTACTCCTGGCCTTGGCTATTACGCTCGCGCCAGAGCGACGGCGCGATAAAAGCATTCATGCGTGACGATCGCGCATGGAAGGTATTGACGATGACGAACGCAGGGGAGTCTAAGCAGCCCCGGCACAGGCCTAGCGTTTGGCTTGGACCGCAGGCTGTATTCGCGCTCTGAACTCAAGCAGAACGACATAACACAGTGCCGAGGCGCCGATTCCCACCAGCGGTGCGACCCACGGCGAGCTATAGGCCAACACCGCCCCCAGAGCATAAGCGAAAAGACCTGCGCGGTTGTAGCGCGGCAGCTTGACCGAAGCCAAGGTGGGATAGTGGCCGCGATAGCGGTACCAGAAATCGGCCATGATCACGCCACCGACCGGCGGAATGATCGAGCCTAGCAAAACCAGGAAAGGAATCAGCCACTCGTACATACCGCCTATCGCCAGCACAATGCCGACACCTGCGGCGAGCAGCGTAGCGGTGCGTCGTCGCTCACTGCGTGCCAGGTGGCAACTGGCGGCTGCCACGTTATAGAGGGTCGGGCCTTGGATGGTCCAGAGATTCAGGCACAGCATCACCACCGCGGCGAATGACAGCCCTTGCAGCATCATCACCTCGACGATATCAGCTTGCTGATAAACCATCGCGCACCAAGCCCCCGCGACCACCATCAAGCCGTTGCCTACGAGAAACGCCACCACGCTGGCGGCTACCGCAGCCCGTGCGTTGCGCGACAATCGGGTCCAGTTGGTGGCCTGTGTCGCGCCACTGGCGAAGGTGCCGAACACCATGGTCACGGCGGCCGAGAAGCTCATGCTCTCATGCGGCACCACGGCCAGCAGCCCGGAAAACCCGCCCGCATCGCGTGTGGCGATGACCATCGAGATCACCAGCAGCGCGAACATCAAAGGCACCGAGACGCGTGACAACCCGTCAAGCCCCTTGAAACCGATGATCGCAGTGACACTGAAGCCCAACCCGAACAGCACCATCAAGACCGGAGTGAAGCCCTCTGCCAACCCCAGCAGCTTGACCAATACGATCGCCACCGTTGCCGTGCCCCAGGCGTACCAGCCCAGCTCTGCGAAACCGAGCAAGAAGTCGGAAAGGCGGCTGCCCGCCTCGCCGAAGCAGAAACGCCCCATCAACACGGTATTCAGGCCACTGCGCGAGGCGATGAACGCCAGGCTCGCGGCATAGGCGGCCAACAGAATGTTGCCAATCGTCGCTATCCAGAGCATGTCGGCGAAGGTAAACGCCATACCGAGCTTGCCCCCGGCGAACATGGTGCCGGTGAAGAACGTGAAGCTGAACAGGATCATGGCAATGGGAAGCAGGCCCTTGCGGGCTGCTGGAGGGGCTTCGGTCAGAGAAAATTCGCCGGATGAACTCATGATTGGAGTAGTCCAAGAGTGAGGATTCCAACAGGCAGAGCAAGATACGGGCCGGGCTGGGCTGGACAATGCGCGCGGGTGCTCAGGCGCAAGCCAGCTTCACTTGATATGAACACTCCACACAGTGCATCGCTTTAGAAAATGAAGGCGTTTATGCCCTACTGTGAAGCGTGAATGCACGTTTGAAAGGCGGTCAATGGTCGCGCTCTACGCTGGCACCACCAAAGAGACGTTCAGCCTCCTGGTTCAGATCGATACCCTTTTCTTTGGCAATGCTGATCGTCATTGCCCATCGGGTCCTGTCTCGACGAAAGACGGCGTAGCGTTTGACCGCCTGCCGATGACGACCACTGTTTATCACCAGCAACGCCAACAATGGGAGCATCAGCGCTACCCCCAGGATGGCCATCCCGTGACCCGGGGCATGAAACGCGAGCGTGAGGGCCATGCACAGCACCAGTAACACCACATTGATCCACACACCCCAACTGCGCCCGCGTACGACGAGCATGAACGCGAGCCCCATGACCACGCCGCCAAAAACGGTCGCAAAGAATGCAACCTTGAGCACGTGCTCATGACCGCGCCATGGAACTGGAGTAGTGATGATCCACGTGACCGCCAGCGTTGCCATTACCAGTATGTGGGCGAGCAATATCACCCAGCCAAAACGACGAATGAAGACCCGCGTTTCGTTCGTATTCAGCATTTCGACATCACCTTGAGCCCTTGGATACTCGTCTGTGGCGCATTGTAGCGCGGTCACTGGCGGTGAAGCTTGCGGCGAGGGGATTGCCAAGTCAGGCCGATAGAACGACGCTGTCAGGCATGAGTGATTGCTTCAGGGCTTGGGGCCCTCTGGCGCTGACTGATCACCGCGCATTTGTGCCACCTGGCCGTCGATCATGGCCTTGCTCATGCCGCTGAGGTAGAAGGTGGCGCGCATCAACACGGCGGCTTCACGGGGGTGATTGATGGCCCGACGGGTGAGCTCGGTCACGCAACCCATGATGGCGGAAATTTCCATGAGCGTGTCCTTGGCCGGCAGGCCAGGTATCGCCTGCACCCAGTCCATCCTCGGCTTTCGGCGCAAGCGGTCCATGGCGCTGATGACCTTGAGCTCAGGCCCCTTGGATGATTGATCGTCACTGCCCATATATCCTCCTGGAAATCGTCATGAAGTGCTTGCCACACTTCCTCGTCCTAGCTCAACCAGACTCACGCGAACCCGGCGTGCGTCTCTGCCCGTGGGCTGAGGCAGGATGAGGAAATGCAGCAAGCAGACGAAGCCTAGAGGGCCTCTGGACAAGGCACAACGGCTCAACACGGGGAAATAGCGTCATGGGAAAAGCCCTACGCGACACTCGGAAGGTTCACCCGAATCGAAGTCGCCCCTCAGCTGAAATGCCGCCCGAGACTATCCGATGGAACGTCCCAGCCCTTGAGACCTCCCACACTAACGCAGGCCAAAAGCGCGCTGCCCACGAAGATCTGGAGGACCACTCGCATGTACAAGATCCTGATGGTGCTGACTTCCCACGACCAACTCGGCGATACCGGTCAGAAAACCGGCTTCTGGCTCGAGGAGTTCGCCGCGCCGTATTACGTGTTCGTCGATGCCGGCGCGGAGATCACCCTGGCTTCGCCCAAGGGCGGCCAGCCGCCGCTCGACCCGAAGAGCGACCAACCCGATGCCCAGACCGAAGCCACCGAACGCTTCCGAGGTGATACCCAGGCACAGATGGCGCTGGCCGACACCGTACCGCTGGGCGAGATCGATCCTTACGATTTCGACGCCGTGTTCTACCCGGGCGGCCACGGCCCACTCTGGGACCTGGCCCAGGACAAGGACTCAATCACCTTGCTGGAAGCGTTCTATGCGGCCAACAAACCCATTGCCGCGGTCTGCCACGCGCCCGGCGTACTGAAGCGGGTGAAGGCGCCCGACGGCACGTCGGTGATCGATGGCAAGCGCGTCACCGGCTTCACCAACAGTGAAGAACACGCCGTCGGCCTGACCGACGTGGTGCCATTCCTGGTAGAAGACATGCTAAAGGCCCAGGGTGGCGAGTATTCCAAGGCGGCCGACTGGGCCAGTTACGTGATCGAAGATGACCATCTGATCACCGGTCAGAATCCTGCCTCATCGCACGCCACGGCCGAGGCACTGCTCAAACGCCTGGCCAAAGAGCCGCACGCCTGATAAGCACAGGTGTTGCGTAGGCACGCACGGACCTGCGCAACACGGTTCATACGATAAGCGTGCTCATCGACGCTTTGGTAATAGTGCCAGGAAGTTGTCCCTCGCCACTTGGCGGGCCACGGCTTCGGGCAACGCATCCAGAAACACGTCGAAGCCATGCATCTGCTCGCCTACGCTGGCGAACCGGCCCACCACATCCGAACCCAACATGAATCGATCCGGGAAGCGCTCCACCAGCGCCAGCCAGGCCTTGCGGGGTTTTCCCTGCTCATCCAGCAGATAGGGCTGACGCATGCTCCAGGACAAATCGATGTAGAGGTTGGGGTAGGCTTCGAGCATGCGCTCGAGGGTGGGCAGAATGAAGTCCATCTGGGTCTGGTGACGATGGATCTCCAGACTGGTGCCAGCGTGGGCCCAAATGAATCGGGTATGCGGATGATCGCGCAGCGGCTCTTCGATCTCCGCCAGATACAGCGGGTTACGCTCGCGTTTGGAGGTGATGTTGGAGTGCACCATCACCGGCAGATCCCGCTCAGCAGCCAGGTGATAAATTCGCGCCATCGCCTCGTTGTTGGCCCGGGGCGTATCGCCGCTGGTCAGCGCCGTCAGGTCATCGTGGCGGGTGAACACCTCGCCGATGCCTTGCCAGAAATCGGGATACAGTTCGAGCATGCGCTCGACATGGCTGACCGCGTTCTTGTCCACCGGATTGATCCCGGAAAGAAACGGATGAAAGCGTTTGCGCTGTTCGGCGGGCAGTTTCTGCACCGCCGCCGCGACGTGAATGTCGGTGGCACTGAACCAGTACGCTTCGGCATCGTCGCCGGCGTAATAGCGAGGACGCTTGGGTTCGTCCTCGTGCCATTTCTTCGCCACCGGAATACCGGAGATCATCGCGTGATCGACCCCTGCTTGATCCATGGCCCGTAGCAAGGCGGGCATGCCTTCACTTTCCTGGAAGAAGTCGACGTAATGCAGGTGGGCATCGCTGTAGCGATAATCGCGAGCCTGCACCGTTGGGCACAGGCTGGCGGAAAACAGCAGGCAGGCCAGTGCTCTGGCGATCATGGGGCAACGTCCTGATGGCAATCGAAGCAGCGTAGACCACCGCCGCGGGCCGATCGTTCAGGACTGCCACTTCACGCCTTGAACACTTCCTCGAGCAGGTTGTGCATCGAGCGGAACGCACGCTCCGAGGTGCGTCGATCGTACTGCATCTTGCCCGGCACGTTGGCGGTAGGATCGGTGAAGGAATGCACCGCACCGCCATAGCTCAGCAGTTGCCAATCGACCTTGGCCGCGTTCATTTCGGCCTCGAATGCCGGCAGTTGTTCGGCGGGTACCAGCGGGTCGGAGGCGCCGTGCAGCACGAGTACCGAGCCCTTGATACGCGAAGCGTCTTCAGGCCTAGGCGTATCGAGGGTGCCATGGAAAGACACCGTCGCCTTGAGGTCCGCGCCACTGCGTGCCAACTCCAGTGCGCAGCACCCACCGAAGCAGAAACCGAACGCGCCCGCTTTACCAGGCGCCAGGAGCGCCTTGGACTGGCCGAGCAACTGCGCCAAGGCCTCATGCATACGTTTGCGCAACTCGTCGCGGTCATTCTTCAACGGCATCATCGCCGCCCCCGCCTCTTCAGCATTCGACGGACGCACGCCCTGCCCGTACAGGTCGGCGATCAAGACCACGTAGCCTTGTTCGGCCACTTCCTTGGCGACGCGCTCAGCCACTTCGCCGATACCCATCCAGTTCGGTGCCATCACCAACGCAGGCCGTGCGGCCGCCCCTGGCTCAAAGACCAGGCGGCTCTCATAGCTGCGGCCGGACAGGTGATAGACCAGCGACTCGACGATTACCTTGCTCATCATGCATTCCTCAGGCTTGACCAAAAGAAAAGCCCGCCGAAGCGGGCTTTGCGGTGCGTCATCTCAAGCAGACAGCTCGACCAGCAGCTTGTTCAGGCGGCGCACATACGCTGCCGGATCCTTGAGGCTGTCGCCAGCGGCCAAGGCCGCCTGGTCGAACAGAATGTGCGACAGCTCCGAGAAGCGATCTTCGCTCTGTTCGTGATCGAGCTTCTCGATCAGCGGGTGAGTCGGGTTGAATTCGAAGATCGGCTTGGAGTCCGGCACCTTCTGACCGCTGGCTTCGAGGATCTGGCGCATCTGCAGACCCAAGTCCTGCTCGCCGATGGCCAGGATCGCCGGAGAATCGGTCAAGCGGTGCGATACGCGCACTTCGGCAACGCTGTCGCCCAACGCCGTTTTCAGGCGCTCGACAAGACCCTCCTTGTCCTTGGCCACTTCTTCCTGGGCTTTCTTGTCCTCTTCGGAATCCAGATTGCCCAGGTCCAGGTCGCCACGGGCGACATCGACGAAGCTCTTGCCATCGAATTCGGTGAGATAGCTCATCAGCCACTCATCGATACGGTCGGTGAGCAGCAACACTTCGATGCCTTTCTTGCGGAAGACTTCCAGGTGCGGGCTGTTCTTGACCTGCGCGTAGGACTCGCCAGTGAGGTAGTAGACTTTGTCCTGCCCTTCCTTGGCGCGGGCCAGGTAGTCGGCCAGGCTGACGCTCTGCTCGCCGCTGTCGTCGTGCGTGGAGGCGAAGCGCAACAGACCAGCGATCTTTTCCTTGTTGGCGAAATCTTCGGCCGGACCTTCCTTGAGCACCTGGCCGAAATTCTTCCAGAAGCCCTTGTACTGTTCCGGTTCGTTCTTCGCCAACTTCTCCAGCATGTCCAGCACGCGCTTGGTCAGGGCCGACTTCATCGAATCGATGATCGGATCCTTCTGCAGGATTTCACGCGAGACGTTGAGCGACAGGTCGTTGGAGTCGACCACACCCTTGATGAAGCGCAGGTACAGCGGCAGGAACGATTCGGCCTGGTCCATGATGAACACGCGCTGCACGTACAGCTTCAAGCCGCGCGGTGCTTCGCGCTGGTACAGGTCGAACGGCGCACGTGCCGGCACGTACAGCAGCGAGTTGTACTCCAGCTTGCCTTCGACCTTGTTGTGACTCCAGGCCAGCGGGTTTTCGAAATCATGGCCGATGTGCTTGTAGAACTCCTGGTACTCCTCGTCCTTGATCTCGGTACGCGGGCGGGTCCACAGCGCGCTGGCGCGGTTGACGGTTTCCCACTCTTCAGCAGGCTGCTCTTCGCCTTCGGCTACGGCCGATTGCTCTTTTGGCAACTGGATCGGCAACGCGATGTGGTCGGAATACTTCTTCACCACATTGCGCAGGCGCCAGCCGTCGGCGAACTCCTGCTCATCCTGCTTCAAGTGCAGGACGATGCGCGTGCCGCGCTGCGGCTTGTCGATGGTCGCGACTTCGAAGTCGCCCTCGCCCTTGGACGACCAATGCACGCCTTCGGCGGCAGCAGTGCCAGCACGGCGACTGTAGACATCGACTTTGTCGGCAACGATGAACGCGGAATAGAAGCCCACGCCGAACTGGCCGATCAGGTGCGAGTCCTTCTTCTGATCACCGGTGAGGTTCTTCATGAAGTCGGCCGTGCCGGACTTGGCGATGGTACCCAGGTGGGTGATGACATCCGCGCGGCTCATACCGATGCCATTGTCTTCCAGGGTGACCGTGCCGGCTTCCTTGTCGAAGCTCAGGCGAATCTTCAGATCGGCATCGCCCTCTAGCAACTCGGGCTTGGCCAGGGCTTCGAAACGCAGCTTGTCAGCAGCGTCGGAGGCGTTGGAGATCAATTCGCGCAGGAAGATCTCCTTGTTCGAATACAGCGAATGAATCATGAGGTGCAGCAGTTGCTTGACCTCGGTCTGGAAGCCCAGGGTTTCTTTTTGAGTCTCCACACTCATCGTCTTCACACTCCGATCTGTTGGTCATTGCGCCCCAGGCGTCGAGCCTGATGGGCGGATGTTCAGCAGATGGGGGCATGGCTGGCTATTTCAAGGGTGGCTGCGGCTGGATCTTGAAATGCGCCCGGGCCGTGGCGATGGGCGAGCCGCGCTCGCCCTGCCAGGCGGTGATCGACACATTGGTCACCCGCCGCCCCTGGCGCCACAGCTGGCATTGGGCGAAGGTGTCGCGGTAATGGCCGGCGCGCAGGTAATCGATGGAGAAGTCGATGATCTTCGGAATACTCAGGCTGTCACTGAAGATCAACAGGTACAGGGCGGCTGAAAGCTCCATGAAACCCGCGATCACGCCGCCATGAATGGCCGGGAGCAGCGGGTTGCCGATGTTGTCGGGGTTGGCGGGCAGACGAAACAGCAGATCATCGCCCTCGCGCTGACATTCGATGCCGATCAGCCCGGCGTAGGGAATCAGTGCCAATAACGGCGCATAGTCGCCGCGTGCATGCGCCTCTGTCAGTTGCTGGCGTATCGGCGCAGGGATCATGCCTGCCCCTCGCCCATGCGCGCGGCAAAACTCAGGCCTCCGCGCGCCTCACCACCTAGACGCATGAAGGTGCCTACGACCTGGCAGATCGGCTGCGCCGGGTCGTCCTGGTAAGCGCTACCTCGAGTGAAGATCACATCGCGGGTCACCCGGTAGCAGTGCGCATGACCGTAAAGGTCCAAACCTGGCTTGGCCGGGTGCATGTAGTCGATACGCAGATCCAGCGTCGGACAGACTTCGAATTTCGGCAGCACGCACAGCGTGGCCATGCCGCAGGTGGTGTCCAGCAACGTGGTGAGCGCCCCGCCATGCACGGCGCCGGTCTGCGGATTGCCCACCAACCTGTCCGACCAAGGCAGCACCAAGGTCATACCCTGCGCGTCGGCATGCTGCACCCGCATCTGCAACTGTTGGCAATGCCGCAGCGCCGACAGGAATCGCTGCGACATTGCCATCAGCGTACTGAGCTCTGTAGGGGTTGGATTCATGACCAGAGCGCTCCATGTTGTACTGGCCCACAGGGCCTGGAAAA
Proteins encoded in this region:
- a CDS encoding DUF3077 domain-containing protein; this translates as MGSDDQSSKGPELKVISAMDRLRRKPRMDWVQAIPGLPAKDTLMEISAIMGCVTELTRRAINHPREAAVLMRATFYLSGMSKAMIDGQVAQMRGDQSAPEGPKP
- the codA gene encoding cytosine deaminase; its protein translation is MNIINARLRGKTGLFTVRVSGERIAAIELQPAKIEPSSAEDIDAAQNLVIPPFIEPHIHLDATLTAGEPRWNMSGTLFEGIECWAERKAITTHEDIKARAKKTIGALVDHGIQHVRTHVDVTDPTLVALKAMVEVREEVRHLIDLQIVAFPQEGIESYANGRALMTEAVALGADVVGGIPHFENTRDQGVSSVKFLMDLAERTGCLVDVHCDETDDAQSRFLEVLAEEARVRDMGARVTASHTVAMGSYDNAYCYKLFRLLKMSGINFVSCPTESIHLQGRFDSFPKRRGVTRVAELDRAGLNVCFGQDSIVDPWYPLGNGNILRVLEAGLHICHMLGYEDLQRALDLVTDNSARTLNLGERYGIAVGRPANLLVLSAADDYEMVRSQGHALVSIRAGKVLMRRTPARVERFV
- the codB gene encoding cytosine permease, which translates into the protein MSSSGEFSLTEAPPAARKGLLPIAMILFSFTFFTGTMFAGGKLGMAFTFADMLWIATIGNILLAAYAASLAFIASRSGLNTVLMGRFCFGEAGSRLSDFLLGFAELGWYAWGTATVAIVLVKLLGLAEGFTPVLMVLFGLGFSVTAIIGFKGLDGLSRVSVPLMFALLVISMVIATRDAGGFSGLLAVVPHESMSFSAAVTMVFGTFASGATQATNWTRLSRNARAAVAASVVAFLVGNGLMVVAGAWCAMVYQQADIVEVMMLQGLSFAAVVMLCLNLWTIQGPTLYNVAAASCHLARSERRRTATLLAAGVGIVLAIGGMYEWLIPFLVLLGSIIPPVGGVIMADFWYRYRGHYPTLASVKLPRYNRAGLFAYALGAVLAYSSPWVAPLVGIGASALCYVVLLEFRARIQPAVQAKR
- the fabA gene encoding 3-hydroxyacyl-[acyl-carrier-protein] dehydratase FabA; this encodes MTKQHAFTREDLLRCSRGELFGPGNAQLPAPNMLMVDRITHISEEGGKYGKGELVAELDITPDLWFFACHFEGDPVMPGCLGLDAMWQLVGFFLGWQGLPGRGRALGSGEVKFFGQVLPTAKKVTYNIQIKRVLKGKLNMAIADGSVSVDGREIYTAEGLRVGVFTSTDNF
- a CDS encoding amidohydrolase family protein translates to MIARALACLLFSASLCPTVQARDYRYSDAHLHYVDFFQESEGMPALLRAMDQAGVDHAMISGIPVAKKWHEDEPKRPRYYAGDDAEAYWFSATDIHVAAAVQKLPAEQRKRFHPFLSGINPVDKNAVSHVERMLELYPDFWQGIGEVFTRHDDLTALTSGDTPRANNEAMARIYHLAAERDLPVMVHSNITSKRERNPLYLAEIEEPLRDHPHTRFIWAHAGTSLEIHRHQTQMDFILPTLERMLEAYPNLYIDLSWSMRQPYLLDEQGKPRKAWLALVERFPDRFMLGSDVVGRFASVGEQMHGFDVFLDALPEAVARQVARDNFLALLPKRR
- a CDS encoding dienelactone hydrolase family protein gives rise to the protein MSKVIVESLVYHLSGRSYESRLVFEPGAAARPALVMAPNWMGIGEVAERVAKEVAEQGYVVLIADLYGQGVRPSNAEEAGAAMMPLKNDRDELRKRMHEALAQLLGQSKALLAPGKAGAFGFCFGGCCALELARSGADLKATVSFHGTLDTPRPEDASRIKGSVLVLHGASDPLVPAEQLPAFEAEMNAAKVDWQLLSYGGAVHSFTDPTANVPGKMQYDRRTSERAFRSMHNLLEEVFKA
- the fabB gene encoding beta-ketoacyl-ACP synthase I; this translates as MRRVVITGLGIVSCLGNDKATVTENLRNSRPGIRYNPEYKEMGLRSQVSGSIDLNLEELIDRKVYRFVGHAAAYAYLAMQDAIKDAGLTEEQVSSPRTGLVAGSGGASTLNQMEALDTLREKGVKRVGPYRVTRTMGSTVSACLATPFKIKGINYSISSACATSAHCIGTALEQIQWGKQDIVFAGGGEEEHWSQSFLFDAMGALSTKRNETPEQASRAYDADRDGFVIAGGGGMVVVEELEHALARGAKIYAEIVGYGATSDGYDMVAPSGEGAIRCMQQALSTVDTPIDYLNTHGTSTPVGDVAEMKGVREVFGAKAPKISSTKSLSGHSLGAAGVHEAIYCLLMMENNFIAGSANIDELDPEVADLPVLRKTEENAKIDTVMSNSFGFGGTNATLVLKRWTGK
- a CDS encoding type 1 glutamine amidotransferase domain-containing protein produces the protein MYKILMVLTSHDQLGDTGQKTGFWLEEFAAPYYVFVDAGAEITLASPKGGQPPLDPKSDQPDAQTEATERFRGDTQAQMALADTVPLGEIDPYDFDAVFYPGGHGPLWDLAQDKDSITLLEAFYAANKPIAAVCHAPGVLKRVKAPDGTSVIDGKRVTGFTNSEEHAVGLTDVVPFLVEDMLKAQGGEYSKAADWASYVIEDDHLITGQNPASSHATAEALLKRLAKEPHA